The Natronobacterium texcoconense genome includes the window GACTGGCCTGGTTTGCGGCGGTCGAGATCCGCCTGGATGTCTTCCTCCGAAAGCTCGAGACCGGCGGGACAGCCCGAGATGGTACAGCCCATCGCCTCGCCGTGGCTCTCGCCGAACGTGGTCACCTGAAAGAGGCGACCGAAGCGGTTGCCGTTCATTACCCCTCCCTCGGGGACGGGGACACTTAGCAACCCAGGATTCCTGCAAGTGCTGGCGCGAAGCGGTCACGCGAGGCCGAGCTGTGCGAGCCCGCCGTAGGGGACCAGGAAGAGATACAGCTGAACGATCCCCGCAACGATCAACAGCACGCCTGCGGCCCGCTCGAGCCACGGCCCGCGCGGAACGATCACCTCGAGGAGGGCTTCGCGGCCGACCGCCGTCGCCATCGTCACGAGGACGAACATCGTCGCCATCCCGCCGGCGTAGGCGCCGAAGGTGACGAGCGCGGCCGTCGTTCCGGTCGTGAAACTCGAGACGACGACGGCGACGAAAAGCGGCGCGGTGCAGCCGGCGGCTGCGACGGCGTAGACGGCACCGAACGTCAGGTAACCGCGGTAACTCCGACGTCGTTCGGGCAGCGATATCGTGAGTCTCGACAGGTGCGCGAACCCACCGAGCATGACGACGCCGAGCGCAATCAGGAGGAGACCGGTCCCAGCTCCCAGGAGGACGAGCCGCTGGAGGTACTGGGCGCCGACGGAGACGGCGACTCCGACGATTCCCAGGTAGACGACGAACATCCCGCTACTGGCGACGAGGCTCACTTTCGCCGCTCGCCACAGCGTTGCCCGTCCCGAGGCCGCGCCGTCGTCCCCGAGGAAGTAGGCGACGTAACCGGGCAACATCGGGTACGCACACGGGGCGAAAAACGTCATTACGCCGGCCATGAACACGAACCCGAGGCGCAGTTCCGACAACTCGATCATTCGAGTTCGGCGTCGATCGCGTCGGTGATGTCGTCTGCACCGGTGTTGCCGCTGGTGTGCCACCGAACGTCCCCGTCGGAGTCGACAATCACTATCGACGGGTAGACGCTGACGCCGAACTCGTCGTGGACGTCCGAGTCGGGATCGATCCCGGCGGGCCAGTCGGCACCTTCGTCGTCCCAGTAGTCGGTGACGAGACCCTCCTCGTCCTCGGGCGAAATCGCCCGCATAGCCAGCGTCTCGGAGTCGTACTCCTCGCGGACCTCGTGAAGACTCTCGAGTTGCGGTTCACACGGCCCACACCAGGTCGCGAAGAAGTAGACGAGCGTGAGGTCGGCGTCCGTGACGAGGTCCATGGACTCTTCCCCTACGACGCCGAGACTCTCGTGGCGAAGGTCCGGCGGGACGCTCGAGGGAATGTTGTTCCCCGCGATGCCCGAAAACAGGCCGAGACAGCCCGACAGGGACGTCGTCGCCGCGAGTGCGACGAGGCCACGGCGGGTGAGCGCCGCGTTACGCATCGGCGTCACCCCGTGTTCGTGGCGATCGGTTCCAGGAGGGCCGAAGCGTCTCGATCGAACTGACGTGGGGATAGTCGGGGGCCATGTGCGACAGTTGATGACAAAAATATAAAATACAGGTGTCGATTTTCCGGGCGAGAAAACGCTCGAGTCCGGAGACTGTCGGTACCAGTGGAAGGTCGCTCGATTTGTACGACGAATGCGAAAAATTAAGCTTTTCTACTGATTTCTATCTAACGTGTACGAGGAAATTCGGGGTGGAGTGTTTCGACAGCCAGATGGATATCGAATGGCCCTCGTGTGGATTATTTTCGGATTCGCAAATTTCGGACTCTTCCTCTTCTCTTCGCGGGAGGTGTTCATGTTTCTAGCTATCGGAATCCTCCTTTTGCTTATGGCGGTTCCAGAGGCGCTCCCGGAAGAGTATACACGTGAAGCGGGGATCCTTCGCCTGATCTGTGTCCTACTTGCCGTTACAGTGGTCCCGTATGTTCTGGTATCCGTAGATATCGGATTTGCTCTCGAGACTGGTCGAGGACTGGACGCGCTGTTTTGACGACGATCTTTACGAGAGTTCTCGCGATAGCTCCTCCAGTTCGACCGCCGCGAACGGAACGAGCATCTCGTCGGGGTGGAGTCCACCATGCATTCCGATCAGCTCGAGTTTCGTCGGATCGGAGCCGTACCAGACCGACAGTTCGCGATGGCAGACGACGAGGTCGCCGAGTCGACGGTGGAAGGTGTCGCTCTCCTCGCCGTCGCCGAACAGGTTGCGGTCGAGGACTTCTTCGCGCGTGAAAACCTTCGCGTCGAGCGTGTCGAGAAGCGTTTCGTGAACCGCTTCTCGCCGTTCGTCGGGGTCGTGCAGGTGCAGGTGGAGGTTCCGCGGACTGCCGGCGTACCTGACCGGTTCGCCGTCGGCGTGGCGCTCGAGCGCCTCGGTGACGCCGTCGACGGTCTCGAGGTCGACGTTGCGCTCGGGATCGGTATCGACGTGGCCGTGGTCGGCGGTCAGAACGAGGAGCGTGTCGCCGTGTTCGTCTTCCGTCTCGAGTCGAGCGAGTCCGCGCTCGAGTGCGGAAAGCGAGTCGGAGACTGCCTCGTCGTACTCCTCGCTACTGGTTCCGTAGGCGTGAGCGATGGTGTCGATCTCGGGGACGTAGGCGAACAGGTAGGCCGGATCGTCCGCCGCAGCAAAGGCTTCTGCGAGCGCCGATTCGAACCCCTCGAGGCCGTGGACTGGACCGTCCGGATTCCCGTAGGTGTGACACGCCGCGCCGTCGTAGGTCTCCTCGAACGGGACGACGTGACGGCAGTCGACACCGCACTCGACGAGTTTTGGGTAGATCGGTTCGCCCTCGAAAATCTCCTCGAGGTCGTACTCGACGGCGTCGTCGCCGGCACGGACGCGCGTCGAGAACGCCTCGTATGCGGCGTCGTCGGCCGGATCGTAGACATCCCAGCCGAGAACGCCGTGTGATGCAGGGAGCCTGCCGGTGTGGAAGGTCGTCAGCGCCGCAGCCGTCTCCGACGGGTAGATCGAGGTCAGCGGCGTTACTGTCCCGCTGTCCTCGAACCGCTCGAGCAGCGGGTGGTCGAACCGTGTCCAGGGCTCGAGGCCGAAACCATCGAGGACGACGACGAGGACGCGGTCGTACCGGTCGTCGAGGGGCGTCGCGTCGCTGGAGTCGACTGTGCCGACACCCGAGAGGACGTCGGCGGATAGCGGCCGTTCCCCCTCCACGTCGGCGTCGAGGAGCGTCTGGACGGTGTCCGGAACGTGCCCGAAACAGTAGCTTCCGTAGTCGGGAACGAGGTAATCCTCTCCGCCGAGGCGGTCGCGCAACCGTGTCTCGAGGTCGCTACGCATAGATCCACCGACGGGTTCGAGCGAGAAAAGTCCCAAGGGGCAAAAAGCGGTCGTCTCCGTCCGGTCAGCTATCAGCCGTGACGATTGTCTCCCTTCGAATTCAGTAATCCGGCCTGAGAGTGTCCAACTCCGACCGAAACGACCGCTCTCCTTTTATGTCCGAGTCCGTTTTCTGGTTCTACGATCGCGCTTCCGACGACGGAAGTGTACCCACGGAACCGACGTCCTGAATCGCTCACTACCACCGTTGTCCCCCGGTCCTCCAGATGCGGTCGGCCGACGCCAGGCCTGCACTGTCAGAGGGGACGTCTCGACACACCCTATCCACAGAATGAGTCAATCCCTACAATCGCTTCCCGACAGACCGGACGCTTCGACCACCGACGACGACGTTCTCGGCCTCGAACAGAGTCTCGAAGCCCTCCAGGAGAGTTCCGAGTTCGGGGGCCCCGTCGAAACGCTGGGTAGCTACGAGTCCAACGACCACCTCGCAGCCATCTACGAGGGCCAGGACGAACAGTTCGCCACTGCAGTGCCGTTCATGCGGACGGGGCTCGAGCGGGGAGACCGCTGTCTCTACATCGCCGACGAAAACGAGATCGACGAGGTGCTGTCGGCGATGGACGACGCCGGCGTCGACGTCGATCGTGCCCTCGAGTCGGGCGCGCTGACGATGCATACTGCCCAGGACACCTACTTTCGGAACGGCGAGTTCACGCCCGAGGACATGATCGCGTTCATCTCCGACGCGATCGACGACGCCCGCGAGGAGTACGAGGGACTGCGGATTACCGGCGAGATGACCTGGATTCTCGGCGACGATCCGGAACTCGAGACGCTGATCGAGTACGAGGCGAAACTGAACGATCTCCTCCCGGATTCCAACGGGATCGCGCTCTGTCAGTACAACCGCAATCGGTTCCCCGCGGAAGTGATCCGTGACGTCATCAAGACCCACCCACACCTCGTCTACGAGAACACGGTCTGCCAGAACTTCTACTACACGCCGCCCGAGGAGTTCTTCGGGCCCGAACAGCCCGAACAGGAAGTCGACCGAATGATGGGGACGCTGCTCGACCGGACGAGAGCACGAACCGAACTCACGGATCGCCAGGAACACCTCCAGCGACAGAACGAGATTACTGCCGACCCCAACCGGCCGTTCGACGAGAAACTCGAGGGGCTGTTCGACCTCGGTTGCCAGCAGTTCGACCTGGAACTCGGCGGGATGGCCCGCGTCGATCCGGACGACGACCGGATAGAAATCGAGCGCGTCAGCGACGATCACGACTACCTCGAGCAGGGCCGTGAACTACCGCTGTCGGAGACCTACTGTGACGCCGTGTTCGACGAGGATCAGACGGTCGGTCTGTCGCTCGCGCTCGAGGGTGACGAGGAGTACGCCGACACTGAAATCCACGAGGACGGCGGACTGCGATCGTATCTCGGCACCCGAATCGAGGTCGACGGCGACCGCGACAGGACGTTCTTCTTCGTTGACCCGGAAGGGCGCGAAGAGCCGTTCACGGCCGACGAACGGACGTTCCTTCGACTGATGGGCCAGTGGGTCGAGTACGAACTCGAACGCCAGCAACGCGAGGAGGAACTCGAACAGTCGATCGATCGCCTCGAGAAGTCCAACGAACGACTCGAGCAGTTCGCCTACGCTGCCTCTCACGACCTGCAGGAACCGCTGCGGATGGTCTCGAGTTATCTGCGACTGCTCGAGAGCCGATACGAGGACGACCTCGACGATGACGGCCGGGAGTTCCTCGAGTTCGCCGTCGACGGTGCCGACCGGATGCGCGAGATGATCGAGGGGCTGCTTGCCTACTCCCGCGTCGAAACGGCGGGCGAACCGCTCGAGCCGGTCGACCTGGACGACGTGCTCGACGACGTACTCGACGACCTCCAGTTGCGAATCGAGGAGAGCGACGCGACGATCACTCGTGACCCCCTTCCGATCATCGATGGCGACGGCAACCAGCTTCGACAGGTCTGTCAGAACCTGCTTGCAAACGCCATCGAGTACAGCGGCGACGAGCCGCCACGAATCCACGTCTCGGCGGAGCGAAGCGAGAGCGACGAAGCTACGGCCGAAGACGAGTGGATCGTCTCCGTCCACGACGAGGGGATCGGAATCGATCCCGCAGAGACCGATCGGATATTCGACGTCTTCGACCGGCTCCACAGCCGCGAGGAGTACGACGGCGCCGGGATCGGACTCGCACTCTGTGAGCGGATCGTCGAGCGACACGACGGCCGCATCTGGGCCGACTCCGAACCGGGCGAAGGATCGACGTTCTCGATCGCGTTCCCGTGTGCCGGCGACTCGAGTCCGCAGTAAGAGCGATCGCTACTGGCGCTCGAGCGTCACGCCGACGTCCTCGAGCACCTCGAAGAAACCGGGGAACGAGACGTCGACGTGGTCGGCGCCTTCGATCGTCGTCTCGCCGTCGGCGACGAGTCCCGCCAGCGCGAGCGCCATGATAATCCGGTGGTCGTCACAGCCGTCGACGGTCGCGCCCTCGAGAGTCGACTCGCTGCCGTGGATCGTCAGCGAATCCTGTTCCTCGGTCGTCTCGACGCCCATCTTCCCCAGTTCGCGGGCCATCGCGCTCACGCGATCGGTCTCCTTGTAGCGGACGTGTTCGGCGTTCGTAACGTGCGTGTCACCGTCTGCGACCGCACCCAGCGTCGCGATCGTCGGCAGCAGGTCCGGCGTGTCCTCGACCGAGACCTCGATTCCCGAAAGTGAGGCGCTCGAGACGTCGATGGTGCCCGCGTCGCGGTCCCACTCTACGTCGGCACCCATCCGGTCGACGACGTCGACGATGGCGGTGTCACCCTGTGCGCTCGGGTTCGCTCCCTCGATCCGGAGTCCCTCGCCGCTCGCGATCGCACCTGCAGCCAGCGGGTACGAGATCGACGAGAAGTCCCCCGGGACGGCGTACTCGCCACCGACGGGCGAATACGACTGGGCTCCTTCGACCGTGAAGCCGTTCTCGGTGTGGCGGGCCTCGACGCCGAACGCCTCGAGCACCTCGAGCGTGATATCGATGTACGGCGCGGACTTGAGTTCTGTCTCGAGGTCGATCTCGATTCCTGCCTCCGTTACGGCGCCAGCCATCAGCAACGCGGTGATGTACTGCGAGGAGACGTCGCCCGGGATCGACACCTCGGTGCCGGCAATCGGTCCCGTCACGACCAGCGGTGCCTGTCCGTTCCGTCGGGTGCTGTAGGCTTCCCCGCCGAGGTCGGCGATAGCCTCGAGAAGCGGGCCCTGCGGCCGCGAGCGCAGCGATTCGTCGCCGGTCAGGACGGAGGTACCGTCGGCGAGTGCAGCTGCGGCGGTCACCAGTCGCATCGTCGTCCCGCTGTTCTCGCAGTTTATCACGTCCGCCGGCACGTCTGGTCGCCCGTCGAAACCGTCGATCTCGAGGGTGCCGTTCTCGAGTCGCTCGACATCACCGCCGAAAAGTTCGACGGCGCGGGCGGTGGCCTTCGTATCGGCGCTCCAGAGCGCGTCCCGCACGGTCGCGCCGTCGGCATACCCGGCGGCGAGGATCGCCCGATGGGTGTAGCTCTTCGACGGCGGTGCCCGGACCGTCCCTCGAACGCTCGAGGGCGATATGGTGACGTTCATGCTCGCGGTGTGGTTCGGCGTGCCTATACCGATACCGGTACGGAGGAAAATTGGGGGAAGACGGAGTCGGTCACGTCCGGTTCGGACACTCAACTCGTGTCGTCGATGACGTCGACATCCCACTCGTCGTCCGGAATCTCGGCCTCGGTTTCGACCTCGATTAGCATATTTTCGTACAGGAGTTCACTGACTCCGACCATCGTAGCCGCTGGATACTGCGGCCGGTCGAAGAAATCGCTTCTGACCTCGTGTATCCGCAGCTGACTCTCCGACGAGAGAACGTCGTCTCTGACGAAAAATCGTAGCATCGTAACGTCTTGCATACCTCCACCGAGGTCCTCTAACCCGTCTCGAATGAGCGAGAGAGTCGTCCGAGTTTGTGTCTCGAGGTCGCCTTCTGGATGACCAACTCCCGAAAATACGACCTTCCTGTATCCCGGTCGGTGCGTTACGATGCCAGAGGACATTTGAAACTCGTCGATGATTTCGGAGTCGATGGATTCTCCCGCCCCCGGGGCGATAATGGTCTTTTTCACAATGTAACGCTGTCTACGTACTCTCTTATTAAATTATAGTTATTATACATATGATATATCTCATAGCGAGAAACCGTGACTACCCGAAACTTGCTAACGCTTATTACTCGCTCCGTGGGCAGGCAACCCTGATGTCCGACTACACGACAGTAAACTACCGCGACGTCGACGACCAGCACGGAATGCACTTCCTGCGCGACGAACTCGACTGCGAGAACATGGGCGTCACCGTCGTCGAGTGCGAACCCGGCTGGGAAGGCAAAGAACACGACCACGAGGACGAAGGCCACGAGGAGGTGTACCTGTTGATGGAGGGCGAAGCGACAGTCACGATCGGAGACGAGGAAGTTGAGATGAGCGAGGGCGACGCGATCAGGATCCCGCCGGACGCGACCCACCAGATCCACAACGGCGACACGGAGAGCCGGTTCGTGCTGATGGGCGCGCCGTAAGCCGACCGCGGCGAGCTACTTCCTGCTCGAGAGACAGCCGACAGAGGGCGCGATCTCCTCGAGCGACTCCGACGCCATCGGACTCGAGAGTTCGTAGTTCAGGCCTCCGCAGTCCCAGAACAGGCTCTCGATGCGGCCATCGCGGTAGTAGACCGTGTTCCCTTCGAACTCGAGGCCGGTCTCCGCGAGGACGTCGGGCTCGAACCGCCGGACCTCCCGAACGGCGAGGAACAGTTCCCGTTCGGGGCGGTCGGGGTCGGCGTACCACAGCGTCGTCGTGGTTCCGGAGTCCGCCCCTTTCTCGACGAGTGTGATCCGATCGAGGGCGTACGGGTCGGGCATCTCTGGCTCGGGTAGCTCGTAGGGAGCCCGTTTCTCCGCGGCCGCTCGAGAATCGAAGATCCCCTCCGGTTCGGTACCGATCTCGACGACCTCGGCGTCGGCCGGCGGCTCGTAGGTGAACGTGTCCGGCTCGAGGCCCGAATCGAGCGCGAGGTCCTCGTAGGTAACGGTCAGTCGGTGGAGTATCTCGCCGTCGGTGGTTCGAACGACGTCGCGTTCCCTGACCGGATACCGGTACTCGTCGTCGATCCAAATCGACCGCGAGATCGTCGCTTCCTCCAGATCGTCGACGGGCGTCTCCTCGAGTGGAATCCGGTAGACCGTCTCGCCGACGAGCAGGTCGAGCGAGCGGTCGATCTCGACCGAGTCGGGGTCGGCGTCGATCCGGTGGGCTGGACGGCCGTCGACCGTGTCCGTCCCCTCGTAGCGAAGGTCGTAGTCCTCGAGCAGGTTCTCGAGCACCTGGCGCGTCCGATCGGAGACGATGCGGTTCGGGTGGTGGCGTTCGGTCACCACGCTCTCGTCGGGGTAGTACTCCCAGGTAACCGGCCGACTCCTCACCGAGACGGTCCCTGCCGGCGTGTCGGGGTCGTCGGACTCGAGCACCTCGAGGCGCTGTTCGCCCGGCGGCCGCTGGACGATTCGGTCCGTCCGCTCGCCCGTCTCAGTCGGTGTCTCCATCGTCATCGTCCGCTGAGCCTCGAGTGCCGTCAGCCCGGCGCGGGTTTCGAGCGCCTCGCGGAGGAGGTCGTCGCTCGAGGGGGAGTCCGTGGAGTCGCCGCCAGGAATTGCGACACAGCCGCCGAATCCGATGATACCCGTTACGAGGAGCTGACGGCGGTACATACCAGCCCGATAACATCGATCGGTGATAAGGTTGGGGATTTGCCATTAGGTCCGGCGGCTCGTTCTCGAAACCACGAAATTATGTTTCGGCCGCACGGAGTGGCTCGTATGATAGACGTCGACACTGACCTCTCGTCGCTTCGACGCCACCTCGAATCCGCCGGCGTCGACGGTTACCTGATCGACGACGACGCTACGGACTCCGACCAGCGGTACGTCTCCGGTTTCACCGCGCCGGATCCGTTCCAGACGCTCGTCACCGACGACGGCGTCCACCTGCTCGTCTCCGGCCTCGAGTACGGCCGCGCGAAGTCGGAGGCCGACGCCGAAACGATCACCCGCCGATCCGCCTACGACTATCGGGAGCTCGTCGCGGAACACGGCGCGTACGGCGGGAAGATCCGGACGATCGCCGCCTTCCTCGAGGACCACGGCGTCGACTCGATCTCGGTCCCGCGAAACTTCCCGACGGGGACCGCCGACGGACTCCGCGAGCAGGGGATCGACATCACCCTCGAGTCCGACGGGATCGTCGAAGAGATTCGCGCGATCAAGGCCGACGAGGAACTCGAGGCGATCCGGGAGAGCCAGCGGGCGAACGAGGCCGCGATGGCATGCGCCGAGGAGTTGATCGCCAGCGCGGACGTGGACGACGATGGAACTCTGATCGGCGAAGACGGTGAGCCTCTGACCAGCGAACGCGTCACGGAGGAAATCGAGGTCACGCTGCTTCGACACGGCTGTGGGCTCGACGATACCATCGTCGCCTGTGGAGCCGACGGCGCGGATCCGCACAACCGCGGTAGCGGCCCGCTCGAGGCCGACGAACTGATCGTGATCGACATCTTCCCGCGGAACAAGGAGACGGGCTATCACGCCGACATGACTCGTACGTTCGCCCGCGGTGATCCGGGCGAGGAAGCCCGACGGCGGTACGACGTGACCCGCGAGGCGTACGAGGCCGCACTCGCGACCGTCGAGGCCGGCGTCACCGGCGCGGCGGTCCACGACGTGGTCTGTGACGTGATCGAGGACGCCGGCTACGAGTCGCTGCGAAGCGATCCGAGCACGGAGACCGGCTTCATCCACAGCACCGGCCACGGCGTCGGACTGGACGTCCACGAACAGCCGAGCGTCTCCCCCGCGGGCGGCGAACTCGAGGCTGGACACGTGATCTCGATCGAACCCGGGCTCTACAATCCCGACGTCGGCGGCGTTCGGATCGAGGATCTCGTGGTCGTCACCGAGGACGGCTACGAGAACCTGACCGATTACCGGGTCGGTCTCGAGCCGACGAACTAATCGCCCTCCGTCGATTCTACTGTCCCTTCCGGTACAACCTATATTCGTCCGGGCCGAAGCGAGGATATGAGAGAGATAGACGTGGATGAAGGCGGCGTAGCCGACATCCTGGTCGTCGACCAGAGCCCGGGCGACGTTCGGTTGCTCGAGGAGGCGTTCACGGAGGGCAGCGTCGCGAACGCGGTTCACGCAGTCGCCGACAGAGAGGAAGCGCTCGAGTTTCTAGGCAACGACGGCGACTACGAGGACGCGCCGTCGCCGGACCTGATACTCCTCGATCTGGACCTCCCGGGACCGAACGGCGAGGGGTTGCTGGGGGAGCTCAAGGGAGACCCGGAGCTTCGACACACGCCCGTGATCGTTCTCACGGGCTCCGACGCCGAGGAGGACATCCTCAAATCCTACGACCTGAACGCGAACGCCTACGTCCGGAAGCCGGTTGAACCGGAGGACTTCGTCACGATCGTCCAGGCAATCGAGGACTTCTGGCTGGCGCTGGTCGAATTACCGTCTGGCGACGAGTGACGACCATTACAGAACGATGCTGGTGACGCCCGTACTCTCGAGCAACATCCAGCCGACGAACGCTGCATAGACCGCGAGCAACAGCCAGGCTTCGCGGTCGGTAAGTGTGAAGTCGGTGCGTGCAGTGGCGAACACGACGATCGTCGCGACGACGAGAAACCCCATCAGCGGCGCGGCGATACCGAAATCGACGGGCGTCGGGCCGGCGATCAACACGCCGACGGGGACGGCGACCAGCAGGTCGAAGACGTTGCTCCCGAAGACGTTCGCGAGACTGACCGTCGACTGGCCGCTCTGGGCGGCGTGGACGCTGATGATAGTGTCCGGGAGGCTGGTTCCGGCCGCGATCACGGTCAGCCCCCACAGGAACGACGGGGTGTCGAAGTAGACGCCGAGTTCAATCGCGGCGTGGACCAGCACTTCGACACCCACAAGGATCAGTGCGAGGCCGATCGCGAGAATACCCCACTCCCTGACACCGTCGACGGACGCCTGCTCTTCGGCGGCCCGGTACTCGGCCGATTCCTGGTACTGAATGAACAGGTAGAGGCCGTACAGTCCGAGCGGAAACAGCGCGAGCGGCCGGTTCACTTCGCCGAACAACCCGACGTTCGTCGGGTAGTAGATGACCGCGAGTGAGAAGGTTAGAAGCAGCGTCGCGACGGCGATGATGTAGAACTGCGCCTCACGGTAGACGATCGCCCGGTTCGCCTCCATCGTGTCGCGGTGGTAGAGCGTCGATAGCGCCGGAATCACCAGCACGTTGAACACCGCCGAGCCGACGATCGCCGCGACCCCGAGTTCGAACTCGCCGTAGCGGACAGTCGCGATCACGACGCTCGAGAGCTCCGGAAAACTCGAGCCGATGGCTGCGATCACCGCACCCTGGACGATCGGCGGGAGTCCGTAGTACAGCGCCAGCCGTTCGGCGGACCGCTCGAGATAGAGACTGCCCGCCCAGACGAGAGCGGTTGCGCCGGCTGCGAGCGCGATCAGCCACAGGAGTGCGAGCATGCTCGTCTCCGATCGATCTACGGAGGAGTGCCACTCGTGGTCACAAGTAAGCGAGCGCTGTGACTCAAACCGACTCGAGCGCGATCCGTTCGCCGACCTCGAGGCCGTTACGCAAGGCGGCGTGGACCCGGGCTTCGCCGGCGGCCCAGTCGCCGAGACAGTACAGTCCTTCTTTTTCGGCGCTTCGAAGCGGGCCGCTCACCACGCCCTCGTCGGGAAGTGCGTACCGCCAGCCCTGATGGTCCGTCCAGTCGGGTTCCGTGAGTCGGTCGTCCGCGAGCAACTCGGCCGTGATCGATGCCAGTTCCGCAAGTGCGTCCTCGGGTGGCTCGTCGTAGTGATCGGTCGACCACCCGGGGCTCGCCTGGACGACGAGCAGCGACTCGCCGTCGGGAACGTGGCCGGGTTTGCACTCTTCGCGAGCAACCCACCCTACCTCGTGGTCCGTATCCGTGTTGATCAGCGCGTAGTAGGGAACCTCGAGTTCGAACGGGTAGTGAAAGACGCCGGTCCAGATCGTCCGATAGGGGACGTCGTCGACGACCTCGACGAGCGTCTCGCGGAGGTCGGCGTCCCACTCCGCCGACCGGAGCAGGTCGGCGGTCTGGGGTGCGGGCGGGTTCAACAGGACGGTATCGAAGGGGCCCCACGTCGCTCCGTCGGCGTCCTCGAGTCGCCAGACGCCGTCGTCTCGAATCAGCCGCTCGACGCGGGTACGGCGATGAACGTCCGCGTCGGTCCGGTCGAACAGTCGCTTCGCGATCTGGGTCAGTCCGCGGCGGTAGGTCCACTTGTGTCCGGTGTTCTCCCGGCCCGGCGAGAGTCTGCCGCTCCGATCGAACGTCCAGATTGGCTCGTCTATCTCGACCAGACCGTCGGTCTCGAGCGTCCCGGTAAGCAGTTCAGTAACCCGTTCGTCCGCGGATTTGACGTAGTTGGCTCCGTAGTCGTAGACGACGTCGTCGCGACGCCGCGTCGCCGCACGACCACAGAGGCCGCCGGACTTCTCGAGGACCGTTATCGTGGCGTCCTCGAGGGTTTCCGAGAGCACGTACGTCGCGGCCGCCGCAGCCGCACCTGCGCCGACGACTCCGATCCGTCTCATGGTCGTTCCTGTGGGTTGCCGGCTCAAGTATT containing:
- a CDS encoding TlpA family protein disulfide reductase; amino-acid sequence: MRNAALTRRGLVALAATTSLSGCLGLFSGIAGNNIPSSVPPDLRHESLGVVGEESMDLVTDADLTLVYFFATWCGPCEPQLESLHEVREEYDSETLAMRAISPEDEEGLVTDYWDDEGADWPAGIDPDSDVHDEFGVSVYPSIVIVDSDGDVRWHTSGNTGADDITDAIDAELE
- a CDS encoding RidA family protein encodes the protein MSSGIVTHRPGYRKVVFSGVGHPEGDLETQTRTTLSLIRDGLEDLGGGMQDVTMLRFFVRDDVLSSESQLRIHEVRSDFFDRPQYPAATMVGVSELLYENMLIEVETEAEIPDDEWDVDVIDDTS
- a CDS encoding cupin domain-containing protein, whose product is MSDYTTVNYRDVDDQHGMHFLRDELDCENMGVTVVECEPGWEGKEHDHEDEGHEEVYLLMEGEATVTIGDEEVEMSEGDAIRIPPDATHQIHNGDTESRFVLMGAP
- the aroA gene encoding 3-phosphoshikimate 1-carboxyvinyltransferase, whose translation is MNVTISPSSVRGTVRAPPSKSYTHRAILAAGYADGATVRDALWSADTKATARAVELFGGDVERLENGTLEIDGFDGRPDVPADVINCENSGTTMRLVTAAAALADGTSVLTGDESLRSRPQGPLLEAIADLGGEAYSTRRNGQAPLVVTGPIAGTEVSIPGDVSSQYITALLMAGAVTEAGIEIDLETELKSAPYIDITLEVLEAFGVEARHTENGFTVEGAQSYSPVGGEYAVPGDFSSISYPLAAGAIASGEGLRIEGANPSAQGDTAIVDVVDRMGADVEWDRDAGTIDVSSASLSGIEVSVEDTPDLLPTIATLGAVADGDTHVTNAEHVRYKETDRVSAMARELGKMGVETTEEQDSLTIHGSESTLEGATVDGCDDHRIIMALALAGLVADGETTIEGADHVDVSFPGFFEVLEDVGVTLERQ
- a CDS encoding MEDS domain-containing protein produces the protein MSQSLQSLPDRPDASTTDDDVLGLEQSLEALQESSEFGGPVETLGSYESNDHLAAIYEGQDEQFATAVPFMRTGLERGDRCLYIADENEIDEVLSAMDDAGVDVDRALESGALTMHTAQDTYFRNGEFTPEDMIAFISDAIDDAREEYEGLRITGEMTWILGDDPELETLIEYEAKLNDLLPDSNGIALCQYNRNRFPAEVIRDVIKTHPHLVYENTVCQNFYYTPPEEFFGPEQPEQEVDRMMGTLLDRTRARTELTDRQEHLQRQNEITADPNRPFDEKLEGLFDLGCQQFDLELGGMARVDPDDDRIEIERVSDDHDYLEQGRELPLSETYCDAVFDEDQTVGLSLALEGDEEYADTEIHEDGGLRSYLGTRIEVDGDRDRTFFFVDPEGREEPFTADERTFLRLMGQWVEYELERQQREEELEQSIDRLEKSNERLEQFAYAASHDLQEPLRMVSSYLRLLESRYEDDLDDDGREFLEFAVDGADRMREMIEGLLAYSRVETAGEPLEPVDLDDVLDDVLDDLQLRIEESDATITRDPLPIIDGDGNQLRQVCQNLLANAIEYSGDEPPRIHVSAERSESDEATAEDEWIVSVHDEGIGIDPAETDRIFDVFDRLHSREEYDGAGIGLALCERIVERHDGRIWADSEPGEGSTFSIAFPCAGDSSPQ
- a CDS encoding alkaline phosphatase family protein, giving the protein MRSDLETRLRDRLGGEDYLVPDYGSYCFGHVPDTVQTLLDADVEGERPLSADVLSGVGTVDSSDATPLDDRYDRVLVVVLDGFGLEPWTRFDHPLLERFEDSGTVTPLTSIYPSETAAALTTFHTGRLPASHGVLGWDVYDPADDAAYEAFSTRVRAGDDAVEYDLEEIFEGEPIYPKLVECGVDCRHVVPFEETYDGAACHTYGNPDGPVHGLEGFESALAEAFAAADDPAYLFAYVPEIDTIAHAYGTSSEEYDEAVSDSLSALERGLARLETEDEHGDTLLVLTADHGHVDTDPERNVDLETVDGVTEALERHADGEPVRYAGSPRNLHLHLHDPDERREAVHETLLDTLDAKVFTREEVLDRNLFGDGEESDTFHRRLGDLVVCHRELSVWYGSDPTKLELIGMHGGLHPDEMLVPFAAVELEELSRELS
- a CDS encoding cytochrome c biogenesis CcdA family protein, producing MIELSELRLGFVFMAGVMTFFAPCAYPMLPGYVAYFLGDDGAASGRATLWRAAKVSLVASSGMFVVYLGIVGVAVSVGAQYLQRLVLLGAGTGLLLIALGVVMLGGFAHLSRLTISLPERRRSYRGYLTFGAVYAVAAAGCTAPLFVAVVVSSFTTGTTAALVTFGAYAGGMATMFVLVTMATAVGREALLEVIVPRGPWLERAAGVLLIVAGIVQLYLFLVPYGGLAQLGLA